Genomic window (Streptomyces sp. LX-29):
GCTCTGAATCACGCAGATCAACGGCCAGACAAGAACCCCCGCAACCGCGCAACCGGCTCGGGGGCGTGGCCACCAACCGCTTGGGAGTTGATGACGTGAACAAACGTACCGTGCTGATCTTCGAATCGGTGCTCGGAAGGCTGCACACATTGGTGCGACGGCGCAGCCCCGCCCCCGCCCTCGTGCCGCTGAAGGCCCCGGCCAGTGCGACCACCCTCCCGTGCGTGGTGTGGCGGCCGTGGATGGTCAATGGAGAGGGCGTTGCCTTGGTCCGCCCCTACGTGCTGTCCAGTGAGCACGTGGACGGCCGGGGCAGGCTCGGGGTCAACGAGTGCGCGGGCTGCGAGTCCACGGAGGTTTCGTGGTGACTCTCCGGCAACTGCCCCCGGACGAAGACGGCCGTACGGGGATCGTGATTACCGACAACCCTGACGGTCTGCTTAGTCGCGTGGCCGACGAGTTCGACAGCGCGGCGGAAGACGAGAACGTGTTCATGTGCAGCCAGCTCCTGGGGCACGCACGTGACTTGCTCAAGCAGCCGAAGGTGACCGTGGAAGAACTGCGGTTCCTCGCTGAACGGCTCGTTGAGGGGCTGCTCATGGCCATCAACGTGGCTGAGAGCCGTGACTCCCGTTCGGCGCCGATCACCCCCATGCCCATGGTCGGTGATCCGGTGATGGACACGGTGACCGGCAAGGTGGGGCTGATGATGGGTTGGGAGGGGCCTCAGCGTGCACGGGTGACCCTTTATCCGCCGAATGGCAAAGGCACGCCCTGGGACACCGCCGGCTTCCGTCAGCCCACGAAAGAGGAGTGGCCCGTTGAGGCCCCGCCGCCGCTCCGGCCAACGCCTTCGGACTATCCGCGCAGTGCTCCGATGTCGGCGAGGCCCCTGGAACAGTCGATCGTGGAGGAAGGGCAGAACGGGCACCGCGGTGGGCTGAACATGGCTGCCCTGGCGCCTCCACCTGCCTCGATCTTCGGACCGTAGAAGACTCCTGGTCCCCGCTGTTCTCGGCTACCTCAGCGGGGACCAGGTCCCGCGCCCGCCCCTACCGTGTGCCAGTCATCCCCCGAAGGCGACACCGGTAGGGGCGGGACCTCACACAACCTGTCCAGTTGGCGAGTTGGAGAGGAGCGACCGACATGAAGACCAGCCCATCACAGCCGGTCGCCCTGCCCATCCGCACCAGTCCCCCGCCCGGCGGACACTCGCTGGGGAGCGTGTACGCCGGGCGGGTCAGCAAGGGATCGACCAGTTCACGTCTCATGACGGAAGGGAGGCGAGGTATAACCGAGCCACTCGGCTCGTAGTGCAGGCACCACCCAGATCCGCAGAACTCATCCTGAGGAGTCAACTGTGATCACCACTGCTACTGGGCTCACCGCAACCCGACCGTGGGGGGCTAGCCGACTGGCGCCGTACCCCACCACGGTTCGCCTCCCGCACGCCGCAGTCGAGGTTGACCCGGACACGCAGCTTGGCGTGTTCCGCGACTGTCACGGCCAGGTGGTTGAGATGGGCAAGCACGGAACCGGCACCGGC
Coding sequences:
- the tgmA gene encoding putative ATP-grasp-modified RiPP, with product MTTATGLTATRPWGASRLAPYPTTVRLPHAAVEVDPDTQLGVFRDCHGQVVEMGKHGTGTGTETNVTTSSDNQTGNDQGKDQENDQD